One stretch of Amblyraja radiata isolate CabotCenter1 chromosome 9, sAmbRad1.1.pri, whole genome shotgun sequence DNA includes these proteins:
- the crip1 gene encoding cysteine-rich protein 1: MPKCPKCSKEVYFAEKVTALNKDWHRACLKCEKCSKTLPSGSISEHDGKPYCTKPCHQALFGPKGFGHGGVDSHKY, from the exons ATGCCCAAGTGCCCTAAGTGCTCTAAAGAAGTGTACTTTG CCGAGAAGGTGACGGCCCTGAACAAAGATTGGCATCGCGCATGCCTGAAGTGTGAAAAATGCAGCAAAACCTTGCCTTCTGGCTCCATCTCCGAG CATGATGGGAAGCCGTACTGTACCAAACCCTGCCACCAGGCACTCTTCGGACCCAAAG GGTTTGGACATGGAGGGGTAGACAGCCACAAGTACTAA